Proteins encoded by one window of Aphis gossypii isolate Hap1 chromosome X, ASM2018417v2, whole genome shotgun sequence:
- the LOC114121259 gene encoding uncharacterized protein F21D5.5-like isoform X1, translating to MSELKTNDDVKFFVLVSDENPEQKFVLLDNEPLILGKKQHIGVANRKMSKKQMKFIADYSTGQICVQQLGKSRSAVNKQPMVKGEKRLLNYGDKVALLYKSNHTYHFDSVSLSYGIDNNKKNSYCTNKEIIPKIPLSHSTCMWVNRGTLLVFNSKNIVHKDKIAAFDLDGILNALLSGKSFLDDDDDYNDDDDDDDDDWQIDNHKVIGSLKKLFDNGYKIVIFTNEVDNVGNKENELPLRIKIENIPKLIRTPVQVFIANRKDIYRKPAPGMWNALVSDFNGGISVDMDKSFFCGGAAGRPARFDSDGKLVKKDQSCCDRLFAMNIGLKFYTPEEYFWKEPTTKVFALPAFNPNDVMSNILYTDLSSNNLFSSNKEMIIMVGCPGSGKSYFAVNNLFCHDRMKIINKDTLGSWQKCIAKTTKYLSNGSVSVVIDNTNPDIESRKQFIDIAKIYKIPCRVFLMKVSKEHGKHNNKFRELIDKEHKKVPEEEIDLYFSMFQKPSKKEGILEIVPINFVPHFKDPYHEKLYKMFLL from the exons ATGTCAGAGCTGAAGACCAACGACGATGTCAAGTTTTTCGTTTTAGTATCTGACGAAAACCCAGAACAAAAATTTGTTCTCTTGGACAACGAACCTTTAATACTGGggaaaaaacaacatattgGAGTGGCCAATCGCAAGATGTCGAAAAAACaaa tgaaattTATAGCTGACTATTCTACGGGCCAAATATGTGTTCAACAATTAGGTAAAAGCAGGTCAGCTGTTAACAAGCAACCTATGGTAAAAGGAGAAAAAAgacttttaaattatggaGACAAAGTGGCATTGTTGTATAAAAGTAATCACACCTATCATTTTGATTCTGTATCACTTTCTTATGGTATAGACAACAACAAAAAGAATAgttattgtacaaataaagaaattatacctaaaataccTCTCTCACATTCTACATGCATGTGGGTTAATAGAGGTACATTGTTGGTGttcaatagtaaaaatattgttcataaagataag ATAGCGGCATTTGATTTGGATGGAATACTTAATGCTCTTCTGTCAGGTAAATCTTTTcttgatgatgatgatgattataatgatgatgatgatgatgatgatgatgactgGCAAATAGATAACCATAAAGTTATTGGATctcttaaaaaattgtttgataatgGTTACAAAATAGTGATATTCACTAATGAAGTAGATAATGTAGGTAACAAAGAAAATGAATTACCgctaagaataaaaattgaaaatatcccTAAATTAATCAGAACACCAGTTCAAGTATTCATTGCCAATCGGAAAGATATATATAGAAAACCTGCACCAGGAATGTGGAATGCTTTAGTGTCTGAT tttaatggAGGTATATCAGTTGACATGGATAAGAGTTTTTTTTGTGGTGGTGCGGCGGGCCGGCCTGCTCGTTTTGATTCTGATGGTAAACTAGTTAAAAAAGACCAATCATGTTGTGACCGTTTATTTGCCATGAATATTGGTCTCAAATTTTATACTCCTGAAGAATACTTTTGGAAAGAACCAACTACAAAAGTTTTTGCATTACCTGCGTTTAATCCAAATGATGTTATGTCTAATATCTTATACACAGATTTATCAtcaaacaatttgttttcCTCAAATAAAGAG ATGATTATTATGGTTGGTTGTCCTGGTTCAGGAAAAAGTTATTTtgctgttaataatttattttgtcatgatcgtatgaaaataattaacaaagaTACACTTGGCTCATGGCAAAAGTGTATTGCTAAGACTACaaagtatttaagtaatgGTAGTGTAAGTGTAGTGATTGATAATACAAATCCGGATATAGAATCAAGAAAACAGTTCATTGACATtgctaaaatatacaaaatccCATGTAGAGTTTTCTTAATGAAAGTTTCCAAAGAACAtggaaaacataataacaaa TTTCGAGAACTAATTGATAAAGAACATAAAAAAGTACCCGAAGAAGAAATTGATTTATACTT ctctaTGTTTCAGAAGCCATCCAAAAAAGAAGGTATTTTAGAAATAGTTCCAATCAATTTTGTTCCTCATTTCAAGGATCCCTATCATGAAAagttatacaaaatgtttttgctGTGA
- the LOC114121259 gene encoding uncharacterized protein F21D5.5-like isoform X5 produces MVKGEKRLLNYGDKVALLYKSNHTYHFDSVSLSYGIDNNKKNSYCTNKEIIPKIPLSHSTCMWVNRGTLLVFNSKNIVHKDKIAAFDLDGILNALLSGKSFLDDDDDYNDDDDDDDDDWQIDNHKVIGSLKKLFDNGYKIVIFTNEVDNVGNKENELPLRIKIENIPKLIRTPVQVFIANRKDIYRKPAPGMWNALVSDFNGGISVDMDKSFFCGGAAGRPARFDSDGKLVKKDQSCCDRLFAMNIGLKFYTPEEYFWKEPTTKVFALPAFNPNDVMSNILYTDLSSNNLFSSNKEMIIMVGCPGSGKSYFAVNNLFCHDRMKIINKDTLGSWQKCIAKTTKYLSNGSVSVVIDNTNPDIESRKQFIDIAKIYKIPCRVFLMKVSKEHGKHNNKFRELIDKEHKKVPEEEIDLYFSMFQKPSKKEGILEIVPINFVPHFKDPYHEKLYKMFLL; encoded by the exons ATGGTAAAAGGAGAAAAAAgacttttaaattatggaGACAAAGTGGCATTGTTGTATAAAAGTAATCACACCTATCATTTTGATTCTGTATCACTTTCTTATGGTATAGACAACAACAAAAAGAATAgttattgtacaaataaagaaattatacctaaaataccTCTCTCACATTCTACATGCATGTGGGTTAATAGAGGTACATTGTTGGTGttcaatagtaaaaatattgttcataaagataag ATAGCGGCATTTGATTTGGATGGAATACTTAATGCTCTTCTGTCAGGTAAATCTTTTcttgatgatgatgatgattataatgatgatgatgatgatgatgatgatgactgGCAAATAGATAACCATAAAGTTATTGGATctcttaaaaaattgtttgataatgGTTACAAAATAGTGATATTCACTAATGAAGTAGATAATGTAGGTAACAAAGAAAATGAATTACCgctaagaataaaaattgaaaatatcccTAAATTAATCAGAACACCAGTTCAAGTATTCATTGCCAATCGGAAAGATATATATAGAAAACCTGCACCAGGAATGTGGAATGCTTTAGTGTCTGAT tttaatggAGGTATATCAGTTGACATGGATAAGAGTTTTTTTTGTGGTGGTGCGGCGGGCCGGCCTGCTCGTTTTGATTCTGATGGTAAACTAGTTAAAAAAGACCAATCATGTTGTGACCGTTTATTTGCCATGAATATTGGTCTCAAATTTTATACTCCTGAAGAATACTTTTGGAAAGAACCAACTACAAAAGTTTTTGCATTACCTGCGTTTAATCCAAATGATGTTATGTCTAATATCTTATACACAGATTTATCAtcaaacaatttgttttcCTCAAATAAAGAG ATGATTATTATGGTTGGTTGTCCTGGTTCAGGAAAAAGTTATTTtgctgttaataatttattttgtcatgatcgtatgaaaataattaacaaagaTACACTTGGCTCATGGCAAAAGTGTATTGCTAAGACTACaaagtatttaagtaatgGTAGTGTAAGTGTAGTGATTGATAATACAAATCCGGATATAGAATCAAGAAAACAGTTCATTGACATtgctaaaatatacaaaatccCATGTAGAGTTTTCTTAATGAAAGTTTCCAAAGAACAtggaaaacataataacaaa TTTCGAGAACTAATTGATAAAGAACATAAAAAAGTACCCGAAGAAGAAATTGATTTATACTT ctctaTGTTTCAGAAGCCATCCAAAAAAGAAGGTATTTTAGAAATAGTTCCAATCAATTTTGTTCCTCATTTCAAGGATCCCTATCATGAAAagttatacaaaatgtttttgctGTGA
- the LOC114121259 gene encoding bifunctional polynucleotide phosphatase/kinase-like isoform X6, whose product MSELKTNDDVKFFVLVSDENPEQKFVLLDNEPLILGKKQHIGVANRKMSKKQMKFIADYSTGQICVQQLGKSRSAVNKQPMVKGEKRLLNYGDKVALLYKSNHTYHFDSVSLSYGIDNNKKNSYCTNKEIIPKIPLSHSTCMWVNRGTLLVFNSKNIVHKDKIAAFDLDGILNALLSGKSFLDDDDDYNDDDDDDDDDWQIDNHKVIGSLKKLFDNGYKIVIFTNEVDNVGNKENELPLRIKIENIPKLIRTPVQVFIANRKDIYRKPAPGMWNALVSDFNGGISVDMDKSFFCGGAAGRPARFDSDGKLVKKDQSCCDRLFAMNIGLKFYTPEEYFWKEPTTKVFALPAFNPNDVMSNILYTDLSSNNLFSSNKEFRELIDKEHKKVPEEEIDLYFSMFQKPSKKEGILEIVPINFVPHFKDPYHEKLYKMFLL is encoded by the exons ATGTCAGAGCTGAAGACCAACGACGATGTCAAGTTTTTCGTTTTAGTATCTGACGAAAACCCAGAACAAAAATTTGTTCTCTTGGACAACGAACCTTTAATACTGGggaaaaaacaacatattgGAGTGGCCAATCGCAAGATGTCGAAAAAACaaa tgaaattTATAGCTGACTATTCTACGGGCCAAATATGTGTTCAACAATTAGGTAAAAGCAGGTCAGCTGTTAACAAGCAACCTATGGTAAAAGGAGAAAAAAgacttttaaattatggaGACAAAGTGGCATTGTTGTATAAAAGTAATCACACCTATCATTTTGATTCTGTATCACTTTCTTATGGTATAGACAACAACAAAAAGAATAgttattgtacaaataaagaaattatacctaaaataccTCTCTCACATTCTACATGCATGTGGGTTAATAGAGGTACATTGTTGGTGttcaatagtaaaaatattgttcataaagataag ATAGCGGCATTTGATTTGGATGGAATACTTAATGCTCTTCTGTCAGGTAAATCTTTTcttgatgatgatgatgattataatgatgatgatgatgatgatgatgatgactgGCAAATAGATAACCATAAAGTTATTGGATctcttaaaaaattgtttgataatgGTTACAAAATAGTGATATTCACTAATGAAGTAGATAATGTAGGTAACAAAGAAAATGAATTACCgctaagaataaaaattgaaaatatcccTAAATTAATCAGAACACCAGTTCAAGTATTCATTGCCAATCGGAAAGATATATATAGAAAACCTGCACCAGGAATGTGGAATGCTTTAGTGTCTGAT tttaatggAGGTATATCAGTTGACATGGATAAGAGTTTTTTTTGTGGTGGTGCGGCGGGCCGGCCTGCTCGTTTTGATTCTGATGGTAAACTAGTTAAAAAAGACCAATCATGTTGTGACCGTTTATTTGCCATGAATATTGGTCTCAAATTTTATACTCCTGAAGAATACTTTTGGAAAGAACCAACTACAAAAGTTTTTGCATTACCTGCGTTTAATCCAAATGATGTTATGTCTAATATCTTATACACAGATTTATCAtcaaacaatttgttttcCTCAAATAAAGAG TTTCGAGAACTAATTGATAAAGAACATAAAAAAGTACCCGAAGAAGAAATTGATTTATACTT ctctaTGTTTCAGAAGCCATCCAAAAAAGAAGGTATTTTAGAAATAGTTCCAATCAATTTTGTTCCTCATTTCAAGGATCCCTATCATGAAAagttatacaaaatgtttttgctGTGA
- the LOC114121259 gene encoding uncharacterized protein F21D5.5-like isoform X3 — MSELKTNDDVKFFVLVSDENPEQKFVLLDNEPLILGKKQHIGVANRKMSKKQMKFIADYSTGQICVQQLGKSRSAVNKQPMVKGEKRLLNYGDKVALLYKSNHTYHFDSVSLSYGIDNNKKNSYCTNKEIIPKIPLSHSTCMWVNRGTLLVFNSKNIVHKDKIAAFDLDGILNALLSGKSFLDDDDDYNDDDDDDDDDWQIDNHKVIGSLKKLFDNGYKIVIFTNEVDNVGNKENELPLRIKIENIPKLIRTPVQVFIANRKDIYRKPAPGMWNALVSDFNGGISVDMDKSFFCGGAAGRPARFDSDGKLVKKDQSCCDRLFAMNIGLKFYTPEEYFWKEPTTKVFALPAFNPNDVMSNILYTDLSSNNLFSSNKEMIIMVGCPGSGKSYFAVNNLFCHDRMKIINKDTLGSWQKCIAKTTKYLSNGSVSVVIDNTNPDIESRKQFIDIAKIYKIPCRVFLMKVSKEHGKHNNKLKIHFNKKKTKKLNIYNLCQSIYVNIMKVYKNIIYVRTFNRKITEKAPLGFSRTN; from the exons ATGTCAGAGCTGAAGACCAACGACGATGTCAAGTTTTTCGTTTTAGTATCTGACGAAAACCCAGAACAAAAATTTGTTCTCTTGGACAACGAACCTTTAATACTGGggaaaaaacaacatattgGAGTGGCCAATCGCAAGATGTCGAAAAAACaaa tgaaattTATAGCTGACTATTCTACGGGCCAAATATGTGTTCAACAATTAGGTAAAAGCAGGTCAGCTGTTAACAAGCAACCTATGGTAAAAGGAGAAAAAAgacttttaaattatggaGACAAAGTGGCATTGTTGTATAAAAGTAATCACACCTATCATTTTGATTCTGTATCACTTTCTTATGGTATAGACAACAACAAAAAGAATAgttattgtacaaataaagaaattatacctaaaataccTCTCTCACATTCTACATGCATGTGGGTTAATAGAGGTACATTGTTGGTGttcaatagtaaaaatattgttcataaagataag ATAGCGGCATTTGATTTGGATGGAATACTTAATGCTCTTCTGTCAGGTAAATCTTTTcttgatgatgatgatgattataatgatgatgatgatgatgatgatgatgactgGCAAATAGATAACCATAAAGTTATTGGATctcttaaaaaattgtttgataatgGTTACAAAATAGTGATATTCACTAATGAAGTAGATAATGTAGGTAACAAAGAAAATGAATTACCgctaagaataaaaattgaaaatatcccTAAATTAATCAGAACACCAGTTCAAGTATTCATTGCCAATCGGAAAGATATATATAGAAAACCTGCACCAGGAATGTGGAATGCTTTAGTGTCTGAT tttaatggAGGTATATCAGTTGACATGGATAAGAGTTTTTTTTGTGGTGGTGCGGCGGGCCGGCCTGCTCGTTTTGATTCTGATGGTAAACTAGTTAAAAAAGACCAATCATGTTGTGACCGTTTATTTGCCATGAATATTGGTCTCAAATTTTATACTCCTGAAGAATACTTTTGGAAAGAACCAACTACAAAAGTTTTTGCATTACCTGCGTTTAATCCAAATGATGTTATGTCTAATATCTTATACACAGATTTATCAtcaaacaatttgttttcCTCAAATAAAGAG ATGATTATTATGGTTGGTTGTCCTGGTTCAGGAAAAAGTTATTTtgctgttaataatttattttgtcatgatcgtatgaaaataattaacaaagaTACACTTGGCTCATGGCAAAAGTGTATTGCTAAGACTACaaagtatttaagtaatgGTAGTGTAAGTGTAGTGATTGATAATACAAATCCGGATATAGAATCAAGAAAACAGTTCATTGACATtgctaaaatatacaaaatccCATGTAGAGTTTTCTTAATGAAAGTTTCCAAAGAACAtggaaaacataataacaaa ttaaaaatccactttaataaaaaaaaaacaaaaaaattgaatatttacaatctatgTCAAAGCATATATGTTAATATCATGAAAGTAtataagaacataatatatgtaagaaCATTCAACAGAAAGATAACAGAAAAGGCCCCACTAGGTT TTTCGAGAACTAATTGA
- the LOC114121259 gene encoding uncharacterized protein F21D5.5-like isoform X2, which translates to MSELKTNDDVKFFVLVSDENPEQKFVLLDNEPLILGKKQHIGVANRKMSKKQMKFIADYSTGQICVQQLGKSRSAVNKQPMVKGEKRLLNYGDKVALLYKSNHTYHFDSVSLSYGIDNNKKNSYCTNKEIIPKIPLSHSTCMWVNRGTLLVFNSKNIVHKDKIAAFDLDGILNALLSGKSFLDDDDDYNDDDDDDDDDWQIDNHKVIGSLKKLFDNGYKIVIFTNEVDNVGNKENELPLRIKIENIPKLIRTPVQVFIANRKDIYRKPAPGMWNALVSDFNGGISVDMDKSFFCGGAAGRPARFDSDGKLVKKDQSCCDRLFAMNIGLKFYTPEEYFWKEPTTKVFALPAFNPNDVMSNILYTDLSSNNLFSSNKEMIIMVGCPGSGKSYFAVNNLFCHDRMKIINKDTLGSWQKCIAKTTKYLSNGSVSVVIDNTNPDIESRKQFIDIAKIYKIPCRVFLMKVSKEHGKHNNKLKIHFNKKKTKKLNIYNLCQSIYVNIMKVYKNIIYVRTFNRKITEKAPLGCSFEN; encoded by the exons ATGTCAGAGCTGAAGACCAACGACGATGTCAAGTTTTTCGTTTTAGTATCTGACGAAAACCCAGAACAAAAATTTGTTCTCTTGGACAACGAACCTTTAATACTGGggaaaaaacaacatattgGAGTGGCCAATCGCAAGATGTCGAAAAAACaaa tgaaattTATAGCTGACTATTCTACGGGCCAAATATGTGTTCAACAATTAGGTAAAAGCAGGTCAGCTGTTAACAAGCAACCTATGGTAAAAGGAGAAAAAAgacttttaaattatggaGACAAAGTGGCATTGTTGTATAAAAGTAATCACACCTATCATTTTGATTCTGTATCACTTTCTTATGGTATAGACAACAACAAAAAGAATAgttattgtacaaataaagaaattatacctaaaataccTCTCTCACATTCTACATGCATGTGGGTTAATAGAGGTACATTGTTGGTGttcaatagtaaaaatattgttcataaagataag ATAGCGGCATTTGATTTGGATGGAATACTTAATGCTCTTCTGTCAGGTAAATCTTTTcttgatgatgatgatgattataatgatgatgatgatgatgatgatgatgactgGCAAATAGATAACCATAAAGTTATTGGATctcttaaaaaattgtttgataatgGTTACAAAATAGTGATATTCACTAATGAAGTAGATAATGTAGGTAACAAAGAAAATGAATTACCgctaagaataaaaattgaaaatatcccTAAATTAATCAGAACACCAGTTCAAGTATTCATTGCCAATCGGAAAGATATATATAGAAAACCTGCACCAGGAATGTGGAATGCTTTAGTGTCTGAT tttaatggAGGTATATCAGTTGACATGGATAAGAGTTTTTTTTGTGGTGGTGCGGCGGGCCGGCCTGCTCGTTTTGATTCTGATGGTAAACTAGTTAAAAAAGACCAATCATGTTGTGACCGTTTATTTGCCATGAATATTGGTCTCAAATTTTATACTCCTGAAGAATACTTTTGGAAAGAACCAACTACAAAAGTTTTTGCATTACCTGCGTTTAATCCAAATGATGTTATGTCTAATATCTTATACACAGATTTATCAtcaaacaatttgttttcCTCAAATAAAGAG ATGATTATTATGGTTGGTTGTCCTGGTTCAGGAAAAAGTTATTTtgctgttaataatttattttgtcatgatcgtatgaaaataattaacaaagaTACACTTGGCTCATGGCAAAAGTGTATTGCTAAGACTACaaagtatttaagtaatgGTAGTGTAAGTGTAGTGATTGATAATACAAATCCGGATATAGAATCAAGAAAACAGTTCATTGACATtgctaaaatatacaaaatccCATGTAGAGTTTTCTTAATGAAAGTTTCCAAAGAACAtggaaaacataataacaaa ttaaaaatccactttaataaaaaaaaaacaaaaaaattgaatatttacaatctatgTCAAAGCATATATGTTAATATCATGAAAGTAtataagaacataatatatgtaagaaCATTCAACAGAAAGATAACAGAAAAGGCCCCACTAGGTTGTAG TTTCGAGAACTAA
- the LOC114121259 gene encoding uncharacterized protein F21D5.5-like isoform X4 → MSELKTNDDVKFFVLVSDENPEQKFVLLDNEPLILGKKQHIGVANRKMSKKQMKFIADYSTGQICVQQLGKSRSAVNKQPMVKGEKRLLNYGDKVALLYKSNHTYHFDSVSLSYGIDNNKKNSYCTNKEIIPKIPLSHSTCMWVNRGTLLVFNSKNIVHKDKIAAFDLDGILNALLSGKSFLDDDDDYNDDDDDDDDDWQIDNHKVIGSLKKLFDNGYKIVIFTNEVDNVGNKENELPLRIKIENIPKLIRTPVQVFIANRKDIYRKPAPGMWNALVSDFNGGISVDMDKSFFCGGAAGRPARFDSDGKLVKKDQSCCDRLFAMNIGLKFYTPEEYFWKEPTTKVFALPAFNPNDVMSNILYTDLSSNNLFSSNKEMIIMVGCPGSGKSYFAVNNLFCHDRMKIINKDTLGSWQKCIAKTTKYLSNGSVSVVIDNTNPDIESRKQFIDIAKIYKIPCRVFLMKVSKEHGKHNNKKFTKAGQVN, encoded by the exons ATGTCAGAGCTGAAGACCAACGACGATGTCAAGTTTTTCGTTTTAGTATCTGACGAAAACCCAGAACAAAAATTTGTTCTCTTGGACAACGAACCTTTAATACTGGggaaaaaacaacatattgGAGTGGCCAATCGCAAGATGTCGAAAAAACaaa tgaaattTATAGCTGACTATTCTACGGGCCAAATATGTGTTCAACAATTAGGTAAAAGCAGGTCAGCTGTTAACAAGCAACCTATGGTAAAAGGAGAAAAAAgacttttaaattatggaGACAAAGTGGCATTGTTGTATAAAAGTAATCACACCTATCATTTTGATTCTGTATCACTTTCTTATGGTATAGACAACAACAAAAAGAATAgttattgtacaaataaagaaattatacctaaaataccTCTCTCACATTCTACATGCATGTGGGTTAATAGAGGTACATTGTTGGTGttcaatagtaaaaatattgttcataaagataag ATAGCGGCATTTGATTTGGATGGAATACTTAATGCTCTTCTGTCAGGTAAATCTTTTcttgatgatgatgatgattataatgatgatgatgatgatgatgatgatgactgGCAAATAGATAACCATAAAGTTATTGGATctcttaaaaaattgtttgataatgGTTACAAAATAGTGATATTCACTAATGAAGTAGATAATGTAGGTAACAAAGAAAATGAATTACCgctaagaataaaaattgaaaatatcccTAAATTAATCAGAACACCAGTTCAAGTATTCATTGCCAATCGGAAAGATATATATAGAAAACCTGCACCAGGAATGTGGAATGCTTTAGTGTCTGAT tttaatggAGGTATATCAGTTGACATGGATAAGAGTTTTTTTTGTGGTGGTGCGGCGGGCCGGCCTGCTCGTTTTGATTCTGATGGTAAACTAGTTAAAAAAGACCAATCATGTTGTGACCGTTTATTTGCCATGAATATTGGTCTCAAATTTTATACTCCTGAAGAATACTTTTGGAAAGAACCAACTACAAAAGTTTTTGCATTACCTGCGTTTAATCCAAATGATGTTATGTCTAATATCTTATACACAGATTTATCAtcaaacaatttgttttcCTCAAATAAAGAG ATGATTATTATGGTTGGTTGTCCTGGTTCAGGAAAAAGTTATTTtgctgttaataatttattttgtcatgatcgtatgaaaataattaacaaagaTACACTTGGCTCATGGCAAAAGTGTATTGCTAAGACTACaaagtatttaagtaatgGTAGTGTAAGTGTAGTGATTGATAATACAAATCCGGATATAGAATCAAGAAAACAGTTCATTGACATtgctaaaatatacaaaatccCATGTAGAGTTTTCTTAATGAAAGTTTCCAAAGAACAtggaaaacataataacaaa AAGTTCACCAAGGCTGGGCAAGTTAACTAA